From Triticum aestivum cultivar Chinese Spring chromosome 4A, IWGSC CS RefSeq v2.1, whole genome shotgun sequence, a single genomic window includes:
- the LOC123085888 gene encoding probable serine/threonine-protein kinase At1g54610: MGCVHGRPSAVPTPDRPPPEPKPEQAPPQEGDKGDQPAPVPAPTDKPARKERRSRSSRSVAEARLGGSFGNRARGEQVAAGWPAWLSAVAGEAIDGWTPRRADSFEKIDKIGQGTYSNVYKARDTVSGKIVALKKVRFDNLEPESVRFMAREILILRRLDHPSVIKIDGLVTSRMSCSLYLVFEYMEHDLAGLVASPDIKFTEPQVKCYMNQLLSGLEHCHDRGVLHRDIKGSNLLLDNNGMLKIADFGLASFFDPSHKQPMTSRVVTLWYRPPELLLGATDYGVGVDLWSAGCILAELLAGRPIMPGRTEVEQLHKIFKLCGSPTEEYWKKSKLPHATIFKPQQPYKRRIMDTFKDFPQSALRLIETLLAIDPADRLTASSALRSDFFTTEPYACKPSSLPKYAPSKEMDAKQRDEEARRSRAAGGRPNGDGTSKARTRDRPRGAPAPEANAELQVNIDKRRIVSHANAKSKSEKFPPPHQDGAVGFPLGSSNQMDPLYEPPDPTSFSTVFSHEKSSVPTWSGPLVNSSAVGNQKWKHKSSRSSKQPSTARAR; this comes from the exons ATGGGCTGCGTCCACGGCCGCCCCTCCGCCGTTCCTACTCCCGACCGCCCGCCTCCCGAGCCGAAGCCCGAGCAGGCGCCGCCGCAAGAGGGCGACAAGGGCGACCAGCCTGCCCCAGTCCCGGCCCCGACCGATAAGCCCGCCAGGAAGGAGAGGCGGTCCCGGTCGTCGCGCTCGGTGGCCGAGGCCCGCCTCGGCGGCAGCTTTGGCAACAGGGCACGCGGGGagcaggtcgccgccggctggcCCGCCTGGCTCTCCGCCGTCGCGGGCGAGGCCATCGACGGCTGGACCCCGCGTCGCGCCGACTCTTTCGAGAAGATCGACAAG ATCGGGCAGGGCACGTACAGCAATGTGTACAAGGCGCGGGATACCGTGAGCGGCAAGATCGTGGCGCTCAAGAAGGTGCGCTtcgacaacctcgagcccgagaGCGTTCGCTTCATGGCCCGCGAGATCCTCATCCTCCGCCGCCTCGACCACCCCAGCGTCATCAAGATCGATGGCCTCGTCACCTCTCGCATGTCCTGCAGCCTCTACCTCGTCTTCGAGTACATGGAGCACGACCTCGCCGGGCTGGTCGCCAGCCCGGATATTAAGTTCACCGAGCCACAG GTTAAGTGCTATATGAACCAGCTGTTGTCGGGGCTGGAGCACTGCCATGACCGCGGGGTGCTGCACCGTGATATTAAGGGGTCGAATCTGCTTTTGGATAACAATGGCATGTTGAAGATTGCAGATTTTGGTCTGGCGTCATTCTTTGATCCGAGTCATAAGCAACCGATGACAAGCAGGGTTGTGACACTATGGTACCGCCCACCAGAGTTGCTTTTGGGCGCGACCGATTATGGGGTGGGCGTGGACCTATGGAGCGCGGGGTGTATACTCGCCGAGTTGTTGGCTGGGAGGCCTATTATGCCAGGCCGAACTGAG GTGGAACAGCTGCACAAAATTTTTAAGCTGTGTGGCTCCCCCACAGAAGAATATTGGAAAAAGTCGAAGTTGCCTCATGCAACGATATTTAAGCCTCAGCAGCCATACAAAAGACGAATAATGGATACATTCAAAGATTTTCCACAATCCGCACTGCGGTTGATTGAAACACTACTTGCAATTGATCCAGCTGATCGTTTGACAGCGTCCTCTGCATTAAGAAGTGAT TTCTTTACCACTGAACCTTATGCATGCAAACCATCGAGTCTCCCAAAATATGCCCCAAGCAAAGAAATGGATGCAAAGCAAAGAGATGAAGAAGCCAGACG TTCAAGAGCTGCTGGCGGTAGACCTAATGGTGATGGAACTAGCAAGGCAAGGACACGTGACCGGCCTAGGGGAGCTCCAGCTCCAGAGGCAAATGCTGAGCTTCAAGTAAATATTGAT AAAAGGAGGATAGTAAGTCATGCAAATGCGAAAAGCAAGAGTGAAAAGTTTCCTCCCCCGCATCAGGATGGTGCAGTTGGTTTCCCTTTGGGTTCTTCAAATCAAATGGACCCACTGTATGAACCCCCAGACCCAACTTCCTTCAGCACTGTGTTTTCTCATGAGAAAAGCTCCGTGCCTACTTGGTCTGGACCATTGGTCAATTCTTCCGCAGTTGGGAACCAAAAGTGGAAACACAAGTCCAGCCGCTCATCAAAACAACCGTCCACTGCCCGTGCTCGGTAA